A segment of the Candidatus Deferrimicrobium sp. genome:
ATGTCGTTTCCTTCGAAACGGATCGATCCGGAATCGGGGTCCAGCAGCCGGATCGCGAGGCGGGCGAGCGTCGTCTTCCCGCACCCCGACTCCCCCACCAGGCCGAGCGTCTTCCCGGGCGGGACCGTGAGGGAGACGCCGTCCACTGCGCGCACGCGGAGGTCCTCCCCGCCGAAGAACGACTTCCTCACGGGGAATGTCTTGTAGACGTTGACCAGCGCGAGGAGCGCGCCGTCCGTTTCCGGCCGGTAGATCCCGCCGGTCATGGCTCCCCCCTTCCCCGCGCCATCCGCTGATAGTGGCACGCGGCGAAGTGCCCGGGGGCGTACTCGTACAGCGGCGGATCGTCCCGGTCGCAGACGGCGAGGGGATCGTCGGGGGTCTCCCCCGAGCGGAATCGTGAAAGGGCGTCCTGTCGGAACGGGCACCGGTCGGCGAACGGACATCCCGGCGGAACGGCGGATAGATCGGGAACCGTCCCCGGGATCGACGCCAGCCGTTTTTCCCCCGTCCGCTTCCCCGGGAGGGACGCGAGCAGCCCCTGCGTGTACGGATGCACGGGGTCGGCGAAGAGCTCCCGCGTCGGCGCGATCTCCACGATGCGGCCGAGGTACATGATCGCGGTCCGGTCCGCGAAGTCGTGCACCACGCCGAGGTCGTGGGTGATGAGGAGAACCGCCATCCGCTCCCGCTCCCGCAGCTCCCGCA
Coding sequences within it:
- a CDS encoding oligopeptide/dipeptide ABC transporter ATP-binding protein — translated: RAMIAMALALEPALLIADEPTTALDVTIQAQILSLLRELRERERMAVLLITHDLGVVHDFADRTAIMYLGRIVEIAPTRELFADPVHPYTQGLLASLPGKRTGEKRLASIPGTVPDLSAVPPGCPFADRCPFRQDALSRFRSGETPDDPLAVCDRDDPPLYEYAPGHFAACHYQRMARGRGEP